Proteins encoded together in one Gadus chalcogrammus isolate NIFS_2021 chromosome 18, NIFS_Gcha_1.0, whole genome shotgun sequence window:
- the LOC130371570 gene encoding homeobox protein HMX3-like has translation MMADPRAQETVPLHVKESPFSIKNLLNIDNKPAKPRTFPPPSRGLFEGSIFSRIGDLTFPRFEFPSQRVGLAASAWWNPYTLGAMGHLRTSVGLSERCGVRDSPPARERHSPAILLHKSEPDLKEEEDDKSTSEDIVLEESDTEDPKHDGTRGDDWKNLDDASDKKACRKKKTRTVFSRSQVFQLESTFDLKRYLSSSERAGLAASLHLTETQVKIWFQNRRNKWKRQLAAELEAVSLSHATAQRIVRVPILYHDNGGSETGSSAGNSPSGQSLLSFPHPMYYSHPIVTSGPLLRPV, from the exons ATGATGGCAGACCCCCGAGCGCAAGAGACGGTGCCGCTGCACGTCAAGGAGTCGCCTTTCTCCATCAAGAACCTCCTCAACATCGACAACAAGCCCGCCAAGCCCAGGACGTTCCCGCCACCCTCCAGGGGACTATTCGAAGGGAGTATCTTCTCCCGGATCGGAGACCTAACTTTTCCCCGGTTTGAGTTCCCGTCTCAGCGGGTCGGACTAGCAGCCTCCGCCTGGTGGAACCCCTACACCCTGGGCGCCATGGGCCACCTCAGAACCTCAG TAGGCCTCTCAGAGAGATGCGGTGTTCGAGACTCGCCGCCGGCCAGGGAGCGACACTCCCCGGCTATCCTCCTCCACAAAAGTGAACCTGATCtcaaagaggaagaggacgacaAAAGCACCTCAGAAGACATTGTCCTGGAGGAGAGCGACACCGAAGACCCCAAACACGACGGAACGCGGGGGGACGACTGGAAGAACCTAGACGATGCCTCGGACAAGAAAGCTTGCCGGAAGAAGAAAACGCGCACCGTGTTCTCCAGGAGCCAGGTGTTCCAGCTGGAGTCCACCTTTGACCTGAAGCGCTACCTGAGCAGCTCCGAGCGGGCCGGATTGGCGGCCTCGCTGCACCTCACAGAGACCCAGGTGaagatctggttccagaaccggAGGAACAAGTGGAAGAGGCAGCTGGCGGCCGAGCTGGAGGCAGTCAGTCTGAGCCACGCCACGGCCCAGAGGATCGTGCGTGTGCCCATCTTGTACCACGACAACGGAGGTTCCGAGACTGGGAGCTCCGCAGGAAACTCCCCGAGCGGCCAGTCGCTCCTGTCGTTTCCGCACCCGATGTACTATTCCCACCCCATCGTGACGTCCGGCCCCTTGCTCAGGCCCGTCTAG
- the bub3 gene encoding mitotic checkpoint protein BUB3 produces MTGCIEYKLNQGPEDTISAVKFSPSTAQFLLVSSWDCTVRLYDVAANSMRMKYKHSDPVLDCAFYDPTHSWSGGLDAQLKTHDLNTDQDTIVGTHDAPIRCVEYCPEVNVMVTGSWDRSVRLWDPRTPCNAGTFTQPEKVYTLSVARDRLIVGTAGRRVLVWDLRNMGYVLQRRESSLKYQTRCIRAFPNKQGFALSSIEGRVAVEYLDPSPEVQKKKYAFKCHRLKENGIEHVYPVNAISFHGTHNTFATGGSDGFVNIWDPLNKKRLCQFHRYPTSIASLAFSNDGSLLAIASSYMQEQGDISHPEDAVFIRQVTDAETKPK; encoded by the exons ATGACGGGTTGCATTGAGTACAAGCTGAACCAGGGCCCGGAGGACACCATCTCCGCTGTCAAGTTCAGCCCCAGCACGGCCCAGTTCCTCCTGGTGTCTTCGTGGGACTGCACGGTCCGCCTCTACGATGTCGCCGCCAACTCCATGCGGATGAAGTACAAACACTCAGATCCAGTCCTGGACTGTGCTTTCTAT GATCCTACTCATTCTTGGAGTGGAGGTTTGGATGCACAGTTAAAAACCCACGACCTGAACACAGATCAAG ATACGATTGTTGGAACTCACGACGCCCCCATCCGCTGTGTGGAGTACTGTCCGGAGGTCAACGTCATGGTAACGGGGAGCTGGGACCGGTCGGTGCGCCTGTGGGACCCGAGGACGCCCTGCAACGCGGGGACCTTCACTCAACCGGAAAAG GTGTACACGCTGTCGGTGGCCAGGGACAGACTGATCGTAGGAACGGCTGGAAGGAGGGTACTGGTGTGGGATCTGCGGAACATGGGCTACGTTCTGCAGCGACGGGAGTCCAGCCTCAAGTACCAGACCCGCTGTATCAGAGCCTTCCCCAACAAACAG GGCTTCGCGCTGAGCTCCATCGAGGGTCGCGTGGCGGTGGAGTACCTGGACCCCAGTCCGGAGGTGCAGAAGAAGAAGTACGCCTTCAAGTGCCACCGGCTGAAGGAGAACGGCATCGAGCACGTCTACCCCGTCAACGCCATCTCCTTCCACGGCACCCACAACACCTTCGCCACTG gcggCTCGGACGGCTTCGTGAACATCTGGGACCCGTTGAACAAGAAGCGCCTCTGCCAGTTCCACCGCTACCCCACCAGCATCGCCTCGCTGGCCTTCAGCAACGACGGCAGCCTGCTCGCCATCGCCTCGTCCTACATGCAGGAGCAGGGCGACATCAGCCACCCCGAGGACGCCGTGTTCATCCGGCAGGTCACAGACGCGGAGACTAAGCCCAAGTGA
- the si:zfos-911d5.4 gene encoding uncharacterized protein si:zfos-911d5.4 has product MLHLGTRLALFSLGSGEPENTKGQSLKPSQTPQDFPKYVRKLTGLKSEHVFCNLRVPNQLQTANDDINIVLLTGRGVFCLDLKPWRGAVSAHQRGWHVQLRQEGGDLPNTCVEQVDDPVQAITTKTVNLCHHLKRSGVCVRQSLFIPRVVFLSPDCDLDQELRKRKELVSYDQLDPFLASFRESYVGWLSDALTPSWISGRQSYRQLEAVRGLLGRAGTWDLLQLRGGEQIRGDYQGCPYVALDRRETGTLEFSGAKTLSPDSLWALLGHAPRVTVRMYKRGARGWLGKTQSASATIPSDTLVLFRRSGEETEAKIPAGTIHSIILSI; this is encoded by the exons ATGCTTCATCTTGGAACCAGACTCGCACTCTTTAGTTTAGGCTCTGGGGAGCCAGAAAATACCAAAGGCCAGAGTCTGAAGCCTTCACAAACCCCTCAGGACTTTCCGAAGTATGTCCG AAAACTCACTGGGTTGAAAAGCGAACATGTTTTCTGCAACCTGCGCGTCCCGAACCAGCTTCAAACCGCCAACGATGACATCAACATAGTCCTCCTCACAG GCCGAGGGGTCTTCTGCCTGGACCTGAAGCCCTGGAGGGGCGCAGTGTCGGCCCACCAGCGGGGCTGGCATGTGCAGCTCCGTCAGGAGGGCGGAGACCTCCCCAACACCTGCGTGGAGCAGGTGGACGACCCCGTCCAGGCCATCACG ACCAAGACGGTGAACCTGTGCCACCATCTGAAGAGGAGCGGCGTGTGCGTGCGGCAGAGCCTCTTCATCCCCAGGGTGGTCTTCCTCTCTCCCGACTGTGATCTGGACCAGGAGCTGAGGAAAAGGAAGGAGCTGGTGTCCTATGACCAGCTGGACCCCTTCCTCGCCTCCTTCAGAGAGAGCTATGTGGGGTGGTTGTCGGacgccctcaccccctcctggATCTCcg GGCGCCAGTCGTACCGGCAGCTGGAGGCGGTGCGGGGGTTGCTCGGCCGGGCGGGGACCTGGGACCTGCTGCAGCTCCGCGGCGGGGAGCAGATCCGAGGGGACTACCAGGGCTGCCCGTACGTGGCCCTCGACCGGCGGGAGACCGGCACGCTGGAGTTCTCCGGCGCCAAGACCCTGTCTCCTGATTCGCTGTGGGCTCTGCTGGGTCACGCCCCTCGG GTAACGGTGAGGATGTACAAGCGCGGCGCCCGTGGCTGGCTGGGCAAGACCCAGAGCGCCAGCGCCACCATCCCCTCCGACACCCTGGTGCTGTTCAGACGCAGCGGGGAGGAAACCGAGGCCAAGATCCCAGCCGGCACCATCCACAGCATCATCCTCAGCATCtga